A DNA window from Mytilus edulis chromosome 14, xbMytEdul2.2, whole genome shotgun sequence contains the following coding sequences:
- the LOC139503305 gene encoding uncharacterized protein: MNSTNTVVNLSSVALSETETKVLSKGLNFCPTPGKIDSILLEDDLDKLARSLRIKEYFSKDTTKSSTDSDTSDLDSDDDQEDVDIPRFRKKSSWIPKPSKCATLEHIIDKIKSDVTHLSTATSQTFNNLSSEENEAVRLLKNRDDIIIKPADKGSAVVVMDRCDYIQEAERQLSDERFYKKLDSDPTPQFNKEITTNLKNMCEQGHIDETTFKYLKPEKSKPGRFYLLPKIHKVNNPGRPIVSANDHPTEKISEFIDFHLRPHVENLPSYIQDTTHYLKKMESLNPLPPETILVSLDVTSLYTNIPHDDGIEACREVWNSHNTLHPPTECLIQLLTLVLKCNNFTFNGEHFLQVNGTAMGTKMAPSYANIFMGKLEQRILNSYLYQPLSWFRFIDDIDMKWDNTEQALDLFIQHANDAHPSIKFTYEISDSKITFLDTTTQVRDGNIFTDLYCKPTDKHQYLSPSSCHPKHCTKSIPYSQAIRIKRICSTNDVAKKRLQELRGHLKHRGYKRKDIDKV, translated from the exons ATGAACTCTACAAACACTGTAGTCAATTTGTCTTCAGTAGCTTTGTCGGAGACCGAAACTAAGGTACTGTCAAAAGGTCTTAATTTTTGCCCCACGCCGGGCAAAATAGATTCTATACTTTTGGAAGATGACCTAGACAAGTTAGCAAGATCCCTCAGAATCAAGGAATATTTTTCTAAGGACACCACAAAAAGTTCCACTGATAGTGACACAAGTGATCTCGACTCAGATGACGACCAAGAAGATGTCGATATTCCCAGATTCAGGAAAAAAAGTTCATGGATTCCTAAACCCAGTAAATGTGCTACTTTAGAACATattattgacaaaattaaatcCGACGTAACACATCTGTCCACTGCTACTTCCCAAACATTCAACAATTTATCTTCTGAAGAAAACGAAGCTGTGCGGTTACTTAAAAACAGAGACGACATTATAATTAAACCAGCAGATAAAGGTAGCGCTGTTGTCGTCATGGACAGATGTGACTACATTCAAGAGGCGGAACGTCAACTCTCTGATGAGAGATTCTATAAGAAATTAGACTCTGACCCCACCCCTCAATTTAACAAAGAGATCACCACAAACCTGAAAAACATGTGTGAACAGGGACATATTGATGAAAccacatttaaatatctaaaaccGGAAAAATCAAAGCCGGGGCGTTTCTATCTTCTGCCCAAAATACATAAAGTCAATAATCCAGGTAGACCAATTGTTTCCGCCAATGACCACCCTACAGAGAAAATATCAGAATTTATTGACTTTCATCTCCGACCACACGTAGAAAATTTACCATCatatatacaagacacaacacattatcttaaaaaaatgGAATCTTTGAACCCTCTCCCACCTGAAACGATCCTTGTCTCGCTTGATGTTACCTCCCTCTATACTAATATCCCCCATGATGATGGTATTGAAGCCTGTAGGGAAGTCTGGAACTCTCATAACACCTTACATCCACCAACTGAATGTCTCATCCAGCTTCTAACTTTGGTTTTAAAATGCAATAACTTCACATTCAATGGTGAACACTTTCTCCAAGTTAATGGAACAGCAATGGGAACAAAGATGGCCCCGTcttatgccaatatttttatggGGAAATTAGAACAGAGAATTCTCAATTCTTATCTTTATCAACCCCTCTCTTGGTTCCGATTTATTGACGATATTGACATGAAGTGGGATAATACTGAACAAGCACTagatttgtttattcaacatGCCAACGATGCCCATCcctcaataaaattcacatatgaaatctctgactctaagatcacatttcttgacactacaacgcaagtgagggatggaaacatatttacagatctgtattgcaagcccacagacaaacatcaatatctgTCTCCTTCAAGTTGTCACCCTAAACATTGCACCAAGAGCATTCCCTACAGCCAGGCCATACGAATAAAAAGGATTTGCTCCACCAACGATGTTGCCAAAAAACGACTACAAGAACTTCGCGGTCACCTAAAACATCGAGGCTACAAAAGGaaagacattgataaag TGTAA
- the LOC139503307 gene encoding uncharacterized protein — MIKASSADYIGVTIKKSNHSALQADGVTPLNIVGECHFTLSRDGIELQLEALVVNDLDVDILAGIPFMSSNDIAIFPSKHKIVIRDKVTVMYGSPNEELNSSNTRVRRTQAFLIRAPSATSVVWPGCYGEYDIPSEIESDCILAVEPHTDASRTKDWPSPQIAQSVAGKIRIVNNTSVPQFIQRNEHLCRVRLTTTIDNAPEAPDNIRDIKTTNYIDSTHTSQFFKQVSVDPDNLLSPDLQTQFNELLRKFSEVFSPNFEGYNGEIGPFEASVNMGPVQPPQRKGRMPQYSKNNLVELQNKFDELECKGVFRKPEDVGISVEYINPSFLGKKASGGFRLVTAFADVGRYSKPQPSLMPDVDSTLRTIAQWKYIIKSDLTSAFYQIPLAKDSMKYCGVATPYRGVRVYTRCAMGMPGSETALEELMCRIVGDFLQKGCVAKLADDLFCGGNTPEELLYNWECVLQSLQKSGICLSPSKTVICPKSITILGWIWSQGSISASTHRVATLASCPVPDTVRGLRSFIGAYKMLSRVIPNCSNLIAPLEEKISGMKSADKFIWSDMLREHFEFAQKSLSSRKAITLPKCSDQLWIVTDGSVTKRGIGATLYINRDGKVSLAGFFSAKLRKHQVLWLPCEIEALSIAASVKHFTPFIIQSKLQANVLTDSKPCVQGFEKLCRGEFSASPRVTSFLSVVSRYQVSVNHLSGRANIPSDFASRNAPVCTEPNCQVCCFISRTEDSVVRAVSIQDVLNDEFRLPFTTRSAWINIQSECPDLRRTHAHLKQGTRPSKKLTNIKDVKRYLNVASIAKDGLLVVRRCDPLAPPNELIIVPRNVLDGLVTALHIKLDHPSKHQLNLVLKRHFYALDMPKAAEQASDSCHTCASLKRFPKSLVEQSSEDPPDLVGISYVADVLKRNRQLILVVRETVTSYTSTCFIKDENLGSLRDGLIHLLIPLKPLNGPSVVVRVDPAPGFRPLCDDSYLKQLNISIEIGRVKNRNKNPVADKAIVELEDELLREEHDHSPLSENTLVIATTRLNSRLRQRGLSSRELWTQRSQFTHEQLPISDMNLIRAQHEARNKNHGFSENSKCSRPGRPTPDINIGDLVYLYTDRSKTQSRDRYLVVARDGEWCFIKKFSGNQLRASSYKVKLSECYKVLNTISAQQNPRYSQNVYNEESDSDGHDEDSLPGPIRDLPPERAEPPPILICENIDDVENLDEPTAQHDNSLEHDLTLSNSSTEQDNKRVLRKRSELKTPARFKDFISF, encoded by the coding sequence ATGATAAAAGCTTCTTCCGCGGATTACATCGGCGTAACAATCAAGAAAAGCAACCATTCCGCTTTACAAGCTGACGGTGTTACCCCGTTAAATATAGTTGGTGAATGTCATTTCACACTTTCGAGAGACGGAATCGAGTTACAGTTAGAGGCCCTAGTAGTGAACGACTTGGACGTTGATATACTCGCCGGTATTCCTTTCATGTCTTCGAACGACATCGCGATTTTCCCTAGCAAACATAAAATCGTAATACGCGATAAGGTAACTGTTATGTATGGTAGCCCAAACGAGGAACTTAACTCTAGTAATACTCGCGTACGTAGAACACAGGCCTTTCTTATCCGGGCTCCATCAGCAACTTCAGTAGTTTGGCCAGGATGTTACGGCGAATACGACATCCCATCGGAAATAGAATCGGATTGCATTCTCGCGGTCGAGCCTCACACTGACGCTTCTCGTACGAAAGATTGGCCCAGTCCCCAAATTGCCCAGTCGGTCGCAGGCAAAATACGCATCGTGAATAACACGTCGGTACCGCAGTTCATACAACGAAATGAACATCTCTGTCGAGTACGACTTACGACTACCATAGACAACGCACCAGAGGCACCGGACAATATCCGTGACATAAAAACAACAAACTACATAGACTCCACACATACTTCCCAATTTTTCAAACAAGTCTCTGTAGACCCAGATAATTTACTTAGTCCAGATCTCCAAACCCAGTTTAATGAACTTCTTCGAAAGTTCAGTGAAGTTTTTAGTCCTAACTTTGAAGGTTATAATGGGGAAATAGGTCCTTTTGAAGCATCTGTTAATATGGGTCCTGTCCAGCCTCCCCAACGGAAAGGTAGAATGCCACAgtattcaaaaaataatttggtaGAACTCCAAAACAAATTTGACGAATTGGAATGTAAAGGAGTGTTCCGTAAACCCGAAGACGTCGGAATTTCAGTCGAGTATATTAACCCTTCATTTCTTGGCAAAAAAGCTTCCGGTGGTTTCCGACTTGTAACAGCATTTGCCGATGTTGGCAGATATAGTAAGCCGCAACCCTCTCTTATGCCTGACGTGGATTCCACACTCCGTACGATCGCACAGTGGAAATATATAATCAAGTCTGATCTTACGAGCGCATTTTACCAAATCCCCCTGGCAAAAGATTCGATGAAGTATTGCGGAGTCGCGACCCCTTACCGTGGAGTTCGCGTATATACACGTTGTGCGATGGGAATGCCTGGTTCCGAAACGGCTCTTGAAGAACTAATGTGTCGTATAGTGGGGGATTTCTTACAAAAAGGTTGCGTAGCTAAGTTGGCAGATGACTTATTTTGTGGCGGTAATACCCCGGAGGAGCTTTTATACAATTGGGAGTGCGTTCTTCAGTCGCTACAAAAATCAGGAATTTGCCTATCACCTAGCAAAACTGTTATTTGCCCAAAATCGATAACAATCCTAGGTTGGATTTGGTCACAGGGTTCGATTTCCGCTAGCACACACAGAGTAGCAACACTAGCCTCGTGTCCCGTACCAGACACTGTACGGGGTCTTCGATCATTTATCGGTGCGTACAAGATGCTAAGCCGCGTCATTCCGAATTGTTCCAATTTAATTGCCCCATTAGAAGAGAAAATAAGTGGTATGAAATCAGCTGACAAATTTATTTGGTCCGACATGCTAAGAGAACATTTCGAGTTTGCCCAAAAGTCTCTGAGCTCTCGTAAAGCCATCACGCTACCTAAATGCAGTGATCAACTGTGGATAGTCACAGACGGTTCCGTCACTAAACGCGGTATCGGAGCGACCCTATACATAAATCGTGACGGTAAAGTGTCCTTAGCAGGATTTTTCAGTGCTAAGTTGCGTAAACATCAAGTGTTGTGGCTACCGTGTGAAATCGAAGCGCTTTCCATTGCCGCTAGTGTCAAACATTTCACTCCCTTTATTATTCAGTCAAAACTGCAAGCAAATGTGTTGACAGATAGTAAACCATGCGTACAGGGATTTGAAAAACTATGTCGCGGTGAATTTTCGGCCAGTCCGCGTGTCACATCGTTTCTTTCTGTTGTAAGCCGATACCAGGTCAGCGTCAACCATTTATCCGGTCGTGCAAATATTCCATCCGACTTTGCAAGCAGAAACGCACCCGTTTGTACAGAGCCTAATTGTCAGGTTTGTTGCTTTATATCGCGTACCGAAGATTCTGTCGTTCGAGCCGTAAGCATTCAAGACGTTCTCAATGACGAATTTCGCTTACCTTTCACCACCAGGTCGGCCTGGATTAATATTCAATCAGAATGCCCTGATCTTAGACGCACTCACGCTCATTTAAAACAAGGCACCCGGCCCTCCAAAAAACTGACAAACATTAAAGACGTCAAACGTTACCTGAATGTTGCATCAATCGCCAAAGACGGTTTGTTAGTTGTTCGGCGTTGTGATCCTCTTGCTCCACCCAACGAATTGATCATTGTTCCACGTAACGTTCTTGACGGACTCGTCACCGCTCTACATATTAAGTTGGACCATCCGTCAAAACACCAATTAAACCTCGTCTTAAAGCGCCACTTTTACGCTTTAGACATGCCAAAGGCGGCCGAACAGGCTAGTGACTCCTGTCACACATGCGCGTCTTTAAAACGGTTCCCTAAGAGCCTCGTCGAGCAGTCTTCAGAAGACCCACCGGACTTGGTTGGCATATCTTACGTGGCCGACGTTCTTAAGCGCAACCGTCAACTCATACTGGTCGTCAGAGAAACTGTAACGTCGTACACTAGTACATGCTTTATCAAAGACGAAAACCTAGGTAGCTTGCGAGATGGGCTCATACACTTATTGATACCGTTAAAGCCTTTAAACGGTCCAAGTGTTGTCGTTCGAGTTGACCCGGCCCCGGGTTTTCGCCCTTTATGTGACGATTCATACTTAAAGCAACTCaacatatcaattgaaattggCCGTGTTAAAAATCGGAACAAAAATCCAGTTGCCGATAAAGCCATCGTTGAGCTCGAAGACGAGTTACTTCGTGAGGAACACGATCATTCTCCTCTATCTGAAAATACACTAGTTATAGCTACTACAAGACTTAATTCTAGGCTTCGCCAGCGTGGATTGTCCTCCCGCGAACTATGGACTCAAAGAAGTCAGTTTACTCATGAACAGTTGCCAATTTCTGACATGAACCTTATTCGCGCACAGCACGAGGCTCGAAATAAAAATCACGGATTTAGCGAAAATTCTAAATGCAGTCGACCCGGTCGTCCGACCCCTGATATTAATATAGGGGATTTGGTTTACCTTTATACCGACAGATCAAAGACCCAATCGCGAGATCGGTACCTTGTTGTAGCCCGTGATGGCGAATGGTGTTTCATCAAAAAATTCTCAGGCAATCAACTCCGCGCCTCGTCCTACAAAGTAAAACTTTCGGAATGTTATAAAGTTTTAAACACTATAAGTGCCCAGCAAAATCCAAGATATTCTCAGAATGTGTACAATGAGGAGTCTGATTCAGATGGCCATGACGAAGATAGCCTTCCTGGGCCTATCCGTGACCTACCACCAGAACGCGCGGAGCCCCCGCCTATTCTTATTTGCGAAAATATCGACGATGTTGAAAATCTGGACGAGCCGACTGCGCAACATGATAATAGTCTCGAACATGACTTGACACTTAGTAACTCGAGCACTGAACAAGATAATAAGCGCGTTCTCCGTAAGCGCTCCGAATTGAAAACGCCAGCGCGGTTTAAAGATTTCATTTCCTTTTAA
- the LOC139502970 gene encoding E3 ubiquitin-protein ligase TRIM71-like, translating into MSSKSCEPCHFHGSLKNADFWCTNCEEMLCKDCRKHHQSSKATRGHHLCTVQEYEFMESHPFKVPSRCTTHNKKYEAYCITHEQPCCIICVTVSHGGCAGVVAFEDALKGFQSKTALSDLDERLNNFSINVDNFKRSRERVLSDLEQQKERLEHVITEKRRGINEYLDKIEERLRGELKSKYNKCIGDVKIQADRIKQKQGKVEEIKSNFEQVKEKKTGVQLFLATGEIHTMILDQENFVENIYESLHKYDMSVTFDDTANNLLMALPSFGNIHITESPCRISMVLGPSKTPLVDVPWIFKPVQLKQKKKIAVKKGDNGLYINSGVIIGDGRIVLTDKYNNRLIVYTESGVFQRDIPLSCSPWDVTEVEKSHVAVSLPDSSLVEVVDINKGKIVNKFNISGQCSGISFTGANICVAVAGDGIQVLDMKGHKVKTLPVDVTRETFMTGDIDKLYYTHYTTHTVHCTTIDHEQVYKFNHDELNFPQDLSVDGEGHVFVTGFISNTLLCVSPDGQHRQVLLRQSDGLNSPTAVFFDKKRKLLLVCTNSASTVSLYEIVH; encoded by the coding sequence ATGTCCTCAAAGTCGTGCGAACCTTGTCATTTCCACGGATCATTGAAAAATGCTGACTTTTGGTGTACAAATTGTGAAGAGATGCTATGCAAAGACTGTCGCAAACATCACCAATCATCTAAGGCCACTAGAGGGCACCACCTTTGCACTGTTCAGGAGTATGAATTTATGGAGTCGCATCCTTTCAAAGTGCCATCACGTTGCACCACACATAACAAGAAGTACGAGGCCTACTGCATCACTCACGAGCAGCCATGTTGTATAATCTGCGTCACTGTCTCCCATGGAGGGTGCGCAGGCGTAGTTGCATTTGAAGACGCGCTAAAAGGTTTTCAATCAAAAACTGCTCTTTCAGATCTGGATGAACGACTTAACAATTTCAGCATCAATGTAGATAATTTCAAACGCAGTAGAGAAAGAGTATTGTCTGATTTAGAGCAACAGAAGGAGAGACTTGAACATGTAATCACGGAAAAAAGACGAGGGATTAACGAATATCTGGATAAGATTGAAGAAAGACTCCGAGGCGAGTTAAAATCGAAATACAACAAGTGCATAGGTGATGTAAAGATCCAAGCTGATAGAATAAAACAAAAGCAAGGGAAAGTTGAGGAAATCAAGTCAAATTTTGAGCaggtaaaagaaaagaaaacaggcGTACAATTGTTCTTAGCTACGGGTGAAATACATACAATGATTTTAGATCAAGAAAATTTCGTAGAAAACATTTATGAGAGCCTGCATAAATATGACATGTCTGTTACATTTGATGACACAGCAAACAACTTATTAATGGCTTTGCCAAGCTTTGGCAATATTCATATCACCGAGTCTCCTTGTCGAATCTCTATGGTACTAGGACCGTCAAAGACGCCACTTGTAGATGTACCTTGGATTTTCAAACCAGTGCAACTCAAGCAGAAGAAAAAGATTGCTGTGAAGAAGGGGGATAATGGCCTTTATATAAACAGTGGTGTTATAATTGGGGATGGACGGATAGTCTTGACGGACAAATATAATAACCGTTTGATAGTCTATACAGAATCTGGAGTATTCCAGCGCGATATTCCACTGTCTTGTTCGCCATGGGACGTTACGGAAGTGGAGAAAAGTCACGTGGCCGTCTCCCTACCTGACAGCAGTTTGGTTGAAGTCGTTGATATCAACAAGggaaaaattgtaaataaattcaaCATTTCCGGACAATGTTCCGGGATATCATTTACAGGAGCAAATATTTGTGTAGCCGTGGCTGGCGACGGGATACAAGTTTTAGACATGAAAGGACACAAAGTGAAGACACTTCCGGTTGATGTTACCAGGGAAACGTTCATGACGGGTGACATTGATAAACTGTACTATACACACTATACAACACACACTGTACACTGTACAACAATTGACCATGAACAAGTGTACAAATTCAACCATGATGAACTCAATTTCCCACAGGACCTCAGTGTTGACGGAGAAGGCCACGTATTTGTCACCGGATTCATTTCTAATACTCTACTATGCGTTTCCCCTGACGGTCAGCATAGACAGGTACTTTTACGACAATCAGATGGATTAAATTCACCGACGGCAGTATTCTTCGacaagaaaagaaaattattacTAGTCTGTACGAATTCGGCTAGTACAGTGTCTCTCTATGAAATTGTGCATTAA